A stretch of the Paenibacillus dendritiformis genome encodes the following:
- a CDS encoding MbtH family protein, producing the protein MSNPFEQADGAFLVLINEEGQYSLWPAFGAVPDGWSTVLGPVTRQGCLDYINLHWTDLRPRSLCESASDLVHGTQR; encoded by the coding sequence ATGAGTAATCCTTTTGAGCAAGCGGACGGAGCTTTTCTGGTGCTGATCAATGAGGAGGGGCAGTATTCGCTCTGGCCGGCCTTTGGTGCGGTGCCGGATGGATGGAGTACGGTTCTGGGCCCGGTTACGCGACAAGGGTGCTTAGACTATATCAACCTGCATTGGACCGATTTGCGGCCCCGCAGCTTATGCGAGTCTGCATCGGATCTTGTTCATGGAACGCAGCGATGA
- a CDS encoding DHA2 family efflux MFS transporter permease subunit: protein MTKGLNPKTAVCIVYVAAMFTVAMDATVLNVALQTISQELRVPPAASGVLNVGYLVSLAVVLPAAGWLGDKWGTKRAFLLALALFTGASVLCGFAESLTALTVFRVIQGIGGGLLTPIGMALLFRMFPPQERAKVSRALVLPIAVAPAVGPILSGLLIEHLSWRWIFYVHLPIGIPALLFGIVFLKEHREHEAGRLDVRGLLLSAPGLALLMYALSQGPVQGWGSPAILATGGAGLVLIAALVVVELRVKQPLLDLRLLGDRLFRTAGLVAMFSAAGLLGMLYVFPLMYQNALHASALDTGLSTFPEALGLMLASQLVPWTYPRLGPKRVMVLGLLCTAVFFVMLSMVGPHTNPWLIRSLLFGVGVFLGHTVGAVQIAAFANIPPASMARASTWFTVQNRLGPAIGLAVLSGILAVAGTRTINAAGGTEPTVMAYRAALLGAAGFLLMGLCCALRIRDSDAAATVAKQPPWRSSPR, encoded by the coding sequence ATGACGAAAGGGTTGAATCCGAAGACGGCCGTCTGTATCGTCTACGTGGCGGCCATGTTCACGGTGGCTATGGACGCCACCGTCCTCAACGTGGCGCTGCAGACGATCAGCCAGGAGCTGCGCGTGCCTCCGGCCGCGTCGGGAGTGCTGAATGTCGGCTACCTGGTAAGCCTCGCTGTCGTCCTGCCGGCCGCGGGGTGGTTAGGCGACAAGTGGGGGACCAAGCGCGCCTTTTTGCTCGCGCTCGCCTTGTTCACGGGAGCCTCGGTCTTATGCGGCTTCGCCGAGAGTTTGACGGCGTTGACCGTGTTTCGGGTCATACAGGGTATCGGCGGCGGCTTGCTTACTCCGATCGGAATGGCGTTGCTGTTCCGCATGTTTCCCCCGCAGGAGAGGGCCAAGGTCTCACGGGCGCTCGTTCTCCCGATTGCGGTTGCTCCCGCGGTCGGGCCCATCCTTAGCGGGCTGCTAATTGAACATCTTTCGTGGCGCTGGATATTTTACGTTCATTTGCCGATCGGAATTCCCGCTTTGCTGTTCGGAATCGTCTTTTTGAAGGAGCATCGGGAACATGAGGCGGGACGCCTCGATGTTCGGGGCCTCCTCCTGTCGGCGCCGGGCCTGGCTCTGTTGATGTATGCCCTCAGCCAAGGCCCTGTGCAGGGCTGGGGTTCTCCCGCGATCTTGGCAACGGGGGGAGCGGGCCTTGTCCTCATCGCCGCCCTTGTCGTCGTCGAACTGCGGGTGAAGCAGCCACTGCTTGATCTGCGGCTGTTGGGCGACCGCCTGTTCCGCACGGCAGGCCTCGTCGCCATGTTCTCCGCAGCGGGCTTGCTCGGCATGCTGTACGTGTTCCCGTTAATGTACCAGAATGCGCTGCATGCTTCGGCCCTCGACACCGGGTTGTCGACCTTCCCGGAGGCGCTTGGCCTTATGCTTGCTTCTCAGCTTGTGCCCTGGACCTATCCGAGGCTGGGCCCGAAGCGCGTCATGGTTCTGGGGCTGTTGTGCACGGCGGTTTTCTTCGTCATGCTGAGCATGGTCGGCCCCCATACGAATCCCTGGCTGATTCGAAGCCTGCTGTTCGGTGTCGGCGTCTTTTTGGGCCATACGGTCGGCGCCGTTCAGATAGCGGCTTTTGCCAACATTCCGCCTGCATCGATGGCCCGGGCGTCGACCTGGTTCACCGTCCAGAACCGGCTGGGGCCGGCCATAGGCTTGGCGGTTCTGTCCGGCATTCTTGCCGTGGCGGGAACCCGCACGATAAATGCCGCCGGAGGAACCGAGCCTACTGTTATGGCGTACCGTGCCGCTCTGCTCGGGGCCGCAGGCTTCCTGCTTATGGGCCTTTGCTGTGCGCTTCGGATTCGCGACAGCGACGCCGCTGCCACCGTGGCGAAGCAGCCCCCGTGGCGAAGCAGCCCCCGGTGA